In the genome of Methylophaga nitratireducenticrescens, one region contains:
- a CDS encoding sigma 54-interacting transcriptional regulator, producing MTTEMIGHSPQITHIQRVLPMIALSDASVLICGATGTGKELVAQRLHQLSRRADKSMMTINCAALPVQDVEVDLFGRANADGEVIESGRLLAAQGSSVFLDEVDALPLSVQAKVLRFLEAGECQLAGSHKLHVIDARILAATSVDLPAEVKAGRFRADLYYRLQVVPLELPPLNQRSEDISLLLTYFAKQFAGNNAPLRFSKEVIHQLQRYDWPGNVRELSNFCQRLSLLQPGIMVQSKDLPLEMQQKSLSSAQQFTLPAEGIDLAQLELDLIEQALELAAGNRSKAARLLGVTRDTLLYRMQKYGLSDDAK from the coding sequence ATGACGACGGAAATGATTGGTCACTCACCGCAAATTACGCATATTCAGCGCGTGTTACCGATGATCGCGTTAAGTGATGCCAGCGTATTAATATGTGGTGCGACCGGAACGGGTAAAGAATTGGTAGCACAGCGCCTGCACCAGTTAAGTCGGCGAGCCGATAAATCAATGATGACGATTAATTGTGCGGCATTACCAGTACAGGATGTCGAAGTGGATTTATTTGGTCGGGCCAATGCTGATGGTGAGGTAATTGAATCAGGCCGTTTGTTAGCTGCACAAGGTAGTTCCGTGTTTCTTGATGAAGTTGATGCGCTTCCACTATCGGTACAGGCAAAAGTTTTACGCTTTCTGGAAGCCGGCGAATGTCAGTTGGCAGGAAGTCATAAGTTGCACGTCATTGATGCACGAATTCTGGCCGCAACCAGTGTGGATTTACCTGCTGAGGTTAAAGCAGGACGCTTTCGGGCTGATCTCTATTATCGTCTACAGGTTGTGCCTCTGGAATTACCACCGTTAAATCAACGCAGTGAAGATATTTCGTTGTTATTGACCTATTTTGCCAAACAGTTTGCGGGCAACAATGCACCGCTGCGGTTTTCAAAAGAAGTGATTCATCAATTACAACGATATGATTGGCCCGGCAATGTCCGTGAGTTATCAAATTTTTGTCAGCGCCTTAGTTTATTGCAGCCTGGAATTATGGTGCAGTCAAAGGATTTGCCATTAGAGATGCAACAGAAATCCTTATCCAGTGCTCAGCAGTTCACTCTTCCTGCTGAAGGTATTGATCTTGCCCAGCTGGAGCTGGACTTAATTGAACAAGCATTAGAGCTAGCTGCAGGGAATCGTTCCAAAGCCGCCAGATTATTAGGTGTTACGCGCGATACGCTGCTGTATCGTATGCAGAAATATGGCCTCTCGGACGACGCAAAATAA
- a CDS encoding thymidylate synthase, with amino-acid sequence MKQYLDLLRDVMENGTDKGDRTGTGTRSVFGRQIRYDLVDGFPLLTTKKLHIRSILHELLWFLSGETNIRYLKENGVSIWDEWASPDGELGPVYGAQWRNWKGADGKNYDQIEALVDGLKNNPDSRRHIINGWNVALLPDEKQKPWENAAAGRMALPPCHVLYQFYVANGKLSASLYIRSNDLFLGNPYNTASLAFLTHMLAQQCDLDVGEIVLSIGDAHIYSNHFDQVETQLQRTPGPLPKLRLHRKPASMMDYRFEDFEIVDYVAQPHIKAPIAV; translated from the coding sequence ATGAAACAATATCTCGATTTACTTCGCGATGTGATGGAAAACGGCACCGACAAAGGTGACCGAACCGGTACCGGTACCCGTTCAGTATTTGGCCGGCAGATACGCTATGATTTGGTGGACGGTTTTCCATTGCTGACCACTAAAAAACTGCATATTCGCAGCATTCTGCATGAACTTCTGTGGTTTCTCAGTGGCGAAACCAATATTCGTTACCTCAAAGAAAACGGCGTATCGATTTGGGATGAATGGGCCTCTCCAGATGGTGAGCTTGGTCCGGTGTATGGCGCACAATGGCGGAATTGGAAGGGGGCTGACGGTAAAAACTATGATCAAATTGAAGCATTGGTTGATGGGCTGAAAAATAACCCCGACAGCCGCCGGCATATTATCAACGGTTGGAATGTCGCTCTGTTACCGGACGAAAAACAAAAGCCTTGGGAAAATGCCGCAGCGGGCCGAATGGCATTGCCTCCATGCCATGTTTTGTATCAGTTTTATGTTGCCAACGGAAAACTCAGCGCCTCGCTGTATATCCGTTCCAACGATTTGTTTCTGGGCAATCCCTATAACACGGCGTCATTGGCTTTTTTAACACATATGCTGGCCCAGCAATGTGATTTGGATGTTGGTGAAATTGTGCTCAGTATTGGCGATGCACACATATACAGCAATCACTTCGATCAAGTTGAAACGCAGTTGCAACGTACTCCCGGCCCGTTACCTAAATTAAGACTTCATCGTAAACCGGCCTCTATGATGGATTACCGGTTTGAAGATTTTGAAATCGTTGATTATGTGGCACAACCACATATTAAAGCTCCTATAGCGGTGTAA
- a CDS encoding cytochrome b/b6 domain-containing protein, translated as MAQSNLKAYPVWDGGVRLFHWVNVLTIIGLLAIGLVLMFSKDLGITDEGKILLKAAHIWVGYVFVVNLLARFVWAFLGNRFARWKAILPFGKVYKAQFQAYLQGRKIGRDVHFLGHNPLGRWSVLLMFLLMIGQGITGLVLASTDLYMAPFGSQMKAWVAEDEAAIAMVQPYQKQGVDPIAYQEMRDFRKPFRTLHTYFFYLLMFSIVLHISAVIVEEKRRRNGLTSAMITGEKVFKEKPFDAD; from the coding sequence ATGGCACAATCAAATCTAAAAGCTTATCCGGTATGGGATGGCGGTGTTCGTTTATTTCACTGGGTAAATGTGCTGACTATTATAGGGCTGTTGGCTATTGGTTTAGTGCTGATGTTCAGTAAAGATTTGGGCATTACTGATGAGGGTAAGATTCTGTTGAAAGCCGCTCATATCTGGGTCGGTTATGTGTTTGTGGTCAATTTACTGGCTCGATTTGTCTGGGCCTTTTTAGGTAACCGTTTCGCTCGTTGGAAAGCTATCTTACCGTTTGGCAAAGTGTATAAAGCTCAATTTCAAGCCTATCTGCAAGGCCGTAAAATTGGGCGAGATGTGCATTTTCTGGGACATAATCCGTTAGGTCGATGGAGTGTTTTACTGATGTTTTTGCTGATGATTGGTCAAGGCATAACGGGGCTGGTGTTAGCAAGTACTGACTTATACATGGCCCCGTTTGGTTCACAAATGAAAGCCTGGGTGGCTGAGGATGAAGCGGCTATAGCGATGGTTCAACCCTATCAGAAACAGGGTGTTGATCCTATTGCCTATCAGGAAATGCGAGATTTCCGAAAACCCTTTCGCACACTGCATACCTACTTTTTTTATCTGTTAATGTTTTCGATAGTACTGCATATCTCAGCCGTTATCGTGGAAGAAAAACGCAGACGTAACGGCCTGACCTCAGCGATGATTACCGGTGAGAAAGTCTTTAAAGAAAAACCGTTTGATGCGGATTAA
- a CDS encoding bacteriohemerythrin, whose protein sequence is MEKAQKPLYIVWQDKFLQNESIIDEQHRGAVAIINSLHYFIQQGYGLRDLMPTVNVLKSYLNFHFKTEEGILHAMQSPLLKQYRLDEAKIMDEFDIQCRLGLRDNEAQILLVFLKKWWQDHLKLHKKITPYLHKWEGDYCRTS, encoded by the coding sequence ATGGAGAAAGCACAAAAACCTTTATATATCGTTTGGCAGGACAAGTTTTTGCAAAACGAATCAATCATTGATGAGCAGCATCGTGGAGCGGTGGCGATAATCAATTCGCTGCATTATTTCATTCAGCAGGGCTATGGTTTGCGGGATCTGATGCCTACCGTCAATGTATTGAAAAGCTATCTGAATTTTCATTTCAAAACTGAAGAGGGTATTTTGCATGCAATGCAAAGCCCCTTGCTGAAACAATACCGGTTGGATGAAGCAAAGATAATGGATGAGTTTGATATTCAATGCCGTCTGGGCTTGAGGGATAACGAAGCCCAGATCTTGCTGGTATTTCTAAAAAAATGGTGGCAAGACCACTTAAAACTCCACAAAAAAATTACTCCGTATTTGCATAAGTGGGAAGGTGATTACTGCCGTACAAGCTGA
- a CDS encoding sulfite exporter TauE/SafE family protein, with translation MDAHITSLATAFLLGLFSSAHCIAMCGSVIGALTLTLPGHIREQPQKMLPFVLNYNIGRILSYTLAGGLVGLFASPLAQINGLPFLRYLSALVMIGMGLYLAGWFPKFAHAEKIGAPIWRKLQPIGQKLLPVRNLKQAFLLGAVWGWLPCGLVYAGLAVAATTGDIFYAASVMLAFGLGTLPAVMGAGMFAGLLASLARNQLFRKIAGGLIIFMALMVLLWPQADHQHHEIMDLEPITVPES, from the coding sequence ATGGATGCGCACATTACCTCTTTAGCTACCGCCTTTTTGCTGGGCTTGTTCAGCTCGGCACATTGCATTGCGATGTGTGGTTCAGTGATTGGTGCATTAACGTTAACGTTACCTGGTCATATTCGTGAGCAGCCTCAAAAAATGCTGCCTTTTGTACTGAACTACAATATTGGTCGAATTCTTAGCTATACCCTCGCTGGTGGATTGGTTGGTCTATTTGCCTCACCATTAGCTCAAATCAATGGATTGCCTTTTTTACGCTATCTCTCCGCGTTGGTGATGATCGGTATGGGATTGTATCTGGCTGGCTGGTTTCCTAAATTTGCGCATGCTGAAAAAATTGGTGCACCAATCTGGCGTAAGCTGCAGCCCATTGGTCAGAAGTTGTTGCCGGTACGAAACCTGAAACAAGCCTTTTTGTTGGGAGCGGTATGGGGCTGGCTGCCATGCGGTCTGGTCTATGCCGGACTTGCTGTTGCTGCCACAACAGGTGATATTTTTTATGCTGCCTCAGTGATGCTGGCATTTGGTTTGGGTACCTTGCCGGCAGTGATGGGGGCCGGTATGTTTGCTGGCTTACTGGCCTCTTTAGCGCGCAATCAATTGTTTAGAAAAATTGCAGGGGGGCTAATTATCTTTATGGCCTTAATGGTTTTATTATGGCCGCAAGCCGATCATCAGCATCATGAAATCATGGATCTTGAACCCATTACGGTGCCGGAATCATAA
- a CDS encoding PepSY-associated TM helix domain-containing protein, whose protein sequence is MKNARRIWLSIHLYLGLSIGAVLVLLGLTGSILVFYLDIDQILNPQMEPTSVPYEMPAQQDILDALQQAHPKRQNSWRIEQPMHTDWPIMARYYTPIESVGKNFAPLMLTVDPISLEVTSSRLWGDYAMTWIYDLHYSLLLNKPGKIAIGIIGLISLISFISGIWLWWPGWAGLNHALKPQLRSGKARFNYDLHVLTGSYGLVFLLILSLTGAALALPDEAAMLVRPFSDLTSAPKIALNHSESVDRITADQAVEIAKNWFPDAELRWVETPGLNNQKAWRIALYQEGEPSRRFPRTQVWIDPISGEILALRDTKQDTGGDVLMHWLHPLHNGEVFGMTGRILVFIAGFLPLILFVTGLIRWLQKRRARRLVTSRHTA, encoded by the coding sequence ATGAAAAACGCCCGCCGCATCTGGCTGAGCATTCATTTATACCTCGGTTTGAGTATCGGTGCCGTGCTGGTATTGCTGGGGCTGACTGGCAGTATTCTGGTGTTTTATCTGGACATCGATCAAATCCTCAATCCGCAAATGGAACCCACCAGCGTTCCTTACGAAATGCCAGCCCAACAGGATATTTTGGATGCCTTGCAACAAGCACATCCGAAGCGGCAAAATTCCTGGCGAATCGAACAGCCAATGCATACAGACTGGCCGATTATGGCGCGTTATTACACCCCGATTGAATCAGTTGGAAAAAATTTCGCACCGTTAATGCTGACAGTCGATCCGATCTCGCTGGAGGTGACCAGCTCCCGTTTATGGGGCGATTATGCAATGACCTGGATTTACGATTTGCATTACAGTCTTCTGTTGAACAAACCTGGCAAAATCGCGATTGGCATTATCGGGCTGATTTCGTTGATCTCGTTTATTTCGGGAATTTGGCTGTGGTGGCCGGGTTGGGCGGGGTTAAATCATGCTTTAAAACCACAGCTTCGATCTGGCAAAGCACGATTTAATTATGATCTGCATGTGCTGACAGGCAGTTACGGTTTAGTGTTTTTGCTGATTTTAAGTCTAACCGGGGCGGCACTGGCCTTGCCCGATGAAGCGGCCATGTTGGTTAGGCCATTTTCTGATTTAACCAGTGCACCAAAGATTGCCTTAAACCATAGCGAAAGTGTTGATCGCATTACGGCGGATCAGGCTGTCGAAATCGCCAAAAATTGGTTTCCTGACGCAGAATTACGCTGGGTTGAAACACCTGGATTAAATAACCAAAAAGCATGGCGAATTGCGTTGTATCAAGAGGGTGAACCCAGTCGACGTTTTCCTCGAACTCAGGTGTGGATTGATCCCATTAGTGGGGAGATTCTGGCGCTTCGTGATACTAAACAAGACACTGGTGGTGATGTATTAATGCACTGGTTACATCCGCTGCATAACGGTGAAGTGTTTGGCATGACCGGCCGGATCTTAGTGTTTATTGCTGGCTTTTTACCATTAATATTATTTGTGACCGGTTTGATCCGTTGGTTACAAAAGCGCCGGGCACGGCGACTGGTGACCAGTCGCCATACGGCTTAA
- a CDS encoding TonB-dependent receptor: MEKSTFSGKWFYTPESGRAQIGFIARHGQADAEEAGYLTRFEARDDPEQSRPHNAPDGGDRSMNQFSAHLDVDLSDNLFWNTKAYLNQLDEYRYVTFSAGGNHNERITQEDHKGALSTLTWRPEVSWAHEFALMGGLSAEFQDNESRRYIVDDFRNRTSQTRDQNFDFDIYGGFVQAIYKPTEKLKLVPAYRVDTVRGSLNDAGVHRDINDYGNISQPKFSAVYSLTDRYAVYGNWGKTFQVASGAASYQKNVFSDDLDPSINEGWEIGLKFTPTDWLNGRVALWEQVASGEFKTKLGDANNDSENIGKTERRGIDIQFNAQATEKLGLWFAAAFQDSEILKAGSDKPGSKGNEIDHVPSYLVDAGIDYQANPKLKLSSWISAQDNYQLNVEKDTRKFGQYVLVNASASYTLTDKVKLGLELKNVLDRDYEYVWFDEVQTLTLHSPGDGRAVYGSVQVDF; encoded by the coding sequence ATCGAAAAAAGCACGTTTTCTGGAAAATGGTTTTATACACCGGAAAGTGGCCGTGCTCAGATTGGTTTTATCGCCCGCCATGGTCAGGCCGATGCTGAAGAGGCAGGTTATTTAACCCGTTTTGAAGCCCGCGATGATCCAGAACAATCCCGTCCTCACAATGCCCCGGATGGAGGGGATCGCTCTATGAATCAATTCAGTGCACATCTGGATGTTGATCTCAGCGATAACTTATTCTGGAATACCAAAGCCTATCTGAATCAGCTTGATGAATATCGCTATGTAACCTTCTCCGCCGGTGGTAATCATAATGAACGCATCACCCAGGAAGATCATAAAGGCGCTTTAAGCACGTTGACCTGGCGACCTGAAGTGAGCTGGGCGCATGAGTTCGCCTTGATGGGTGGATTGAGCGCCGAGTTTCAAGACAATGAAAGCCGCCGTTATATTGTGGATGATTTTAGAAATCGGACCTCGCAGACGCGGGATCAAAACTTTGATTTTGATATCTATGGGGGCTTTGTCCAGGCCATTTACAAACCGACCGAAAAGTTAAAACTGGTACCGGCTTATCGCGTGGATACGGTTCGCGGCAGCTTGAACGATGCCGGTGTGCATCGTGATATAAATGACTATGGCAATATCAGTCAGCCAAAATTCAGTGCTGTGTATTCGCTCACCGACCGTTATGCAGTATATGGCAATTGGGGTAAAACTTTTCAAGTGGCTTCAGGTGCCGCCAGCTACCAGAAAAATGTTTTCTCCGATGATTTGGATCCATCTATTAACGAAGGCTGGGAGATCGGTCTGAAATTTACGCCGACTGATTGGCTAAATGGTCGTGTTGCGCTCTGGGAGCAGGTTGCCTCAGGAGAGTTCAAAACAAAGTTAGGTGATGCCAATAATGACAGTGAAAATATTGGTAAAACTGAACGTCGTGGCATCGATATTCAATTTAATGCACAAGCCACCGAAAAATTAGGTTTGTGGTTTGCCGCAGCATTTCAGGATTCGGAAATACTGAAAGCAGGCTCAGATAAACCCGGTTCAAAAGGCAATGAAATTGATCATGTGCCGAGTTATTTAGTTGATGCTGGTATCGATTATCAGGCCAACCCCAAACTGAAACTATCCAGTTGGATCAGTGCGCAAGATAATTACCAACTGAACGTAGAGAAAGATACACGAAAATTTGGTCAGTATGTTTTGGTCAATGCTTCGGCCAGTTACACACTCACTGACAAAGTAAAACTGGGATTGGAACTCAAAAATGTATTGGACCGCGATTATGAATATGTCTGGTTTGATGAGGTTCAGACACTGACACTGCACTCCCCCGGCGATGGACGTGCTGTATATGGCTCAGTTCAGGTAGACTTCTAG
- the ppx gene encoding exopolyphosphatase, with translation METPEDYNVLAAVDLGSNSFHMIIARLRDGHFQIMDRLREMVQLRAGLNKQNVLSDEAQTRAIACLERFGERIRHLPAGKVRVVGTNTLRIAENSREFLRKARQALGHPIEIVTGEEEARLIYMGVSRSLAFDNTRRLVMDIGGGSTEFIIGEGLEGLRRESLEMGCVSFSQRFFSDGNVSQLRIQAALLTAAIKLRSIQRPYQNLGWVEAVGASGTIRTVSSIVTAQNWSENGVITNEALDKIIAHMVEAGHQDKFQLEGLSPERVNVLAGGVAVLKASFDRLKIDRMIVSDGALREGLLYDLQGRIQHDDERDRTVNSLARRYHVDEAHAERVSKMAAELYEQVADEWQIKSEEQLQRLQWAAKLHEVGLEISHYQYHKHSSYLVAHSDLPGFSREEQQALAAMVRGQRRSFPRKHIKQLSDDMQQSTLRLTILLRLSLVFNRGRSEKTDTHVGLSLHRNTLILTLPEGWLEEHPLTEADLLQERQELKEIDIRLKFRD, from the coding sequence ATGGAAACACCTGAAGATTATAATGTACTTGCCGCTGTAGATCTTGGTTCTAACAGCTTTCATATGATTATTGCCCGCCTGAGGGACGGGCATTTCCAGATTATGGATCGACTGCGTGAAATGGTGCAGTTGCGTGCCGGCTTGAATAAGCAGAATGTACTGTCTGATGAGGCTCAGACACGTGCCATTGCCTGTTTGGAGCGGTTTGGAGAACGTATTCGCCATTTACCGGCTGGCAAGGTGAGGGTAGTCGGCACCAATACCTTACGCATCGCTGAAAACAGTCGTGAATTTCTCCGCAAGGCTCGTCAGGCCCTGGGACATCCTATTGAGATCGTCACGGGTGAAGAAGAAGCCCGGCTGATTTATATGGGCGTTTCCCGCTCACTGGCGTTTGATAACACCCGCCGTCTGGTCATGGATATTGGCGGTGGCAGTACTGAATTTATCATCGGCGAAGGACTGGAAGGACTGCGTCGTGAAAGTCTGGAAATGGGCTGTGTCAGTTTCAGTCAGCGGTTTTTCAGTGATGGCAACGTCAGTCAATTACGCATACAGGCGGCGCTACTTACCGCAGCAATCAAATTACGTTCCATTCAACGGCCTTATCAAAACCTTGGCTGGGTTGAGGCAGTCGGCGCTTCTGGAACCATTCGTACTGTGTCCAGTATTGTCACGGCGCAGAATTGGAGTGAAAACGGCGTTATCACTAATGAAGCACTGGATAAAATCATTGCTCACATGGTGGAAGCCGGTCATCAGGATAAGTTTCAACTGGAAGGCCTAAGTCCTGAAAGGGTCAATGTGCTGGCCGGTGGCGTCGCGGTTTTGAAAGCCTCATTCGATCGGTTGAAAATTGATCGCATGATCGTGTCGGATGGGGCATTACGTGAAGGTTTGCTTTACGACCTGCAAGGTCGTATTCAACATGATGATGAACGTGATCGCACAGTGAATTCCCTGGCGCGACGTTACCATGTAGATGAAGCTCATGCCGAGCGGGTCAGTAAAATGGCCGCCGAATTATATGAGCAAGTGGCTGACGAGTGGCAAATTAAGTCAGAAGAGCAATTACAGCGTTTGCAATGGGCTGCCAAACTGCACGAAGTCGGGCTGGAAATTTCGCATTATCAATATCACAAACATTCGTCATATTTAGTTGCACATTCAGATTTACCGGGTTTTTCCAGAGAAGAACAGCAGGCACTCGCTGCAATGGTGCGAGGCCAGCGCCGGAGTTTCCCACGTAAACATATCAAGCAATTGTCTGATGATATGCAGCAGTCCACGTTGCGATTGACGATTCTGCTACGTTTATCCCTGGTATTTAATCGTGGTCGTAGTGAAAAAACCGATACCCATGTTGGCCTCAGTCTGCATCGAAATACATTAATATTGACACTGCCTGAAGGCTGGCTGGAAGAACATCCATTGACCGAAGCAGATCTATTGCAGGAAAGACAGGAACTCAAGGAAATTGATATTCGCTTGAAATTTCGTGATTAA
- a CDS encoding c-type cytochrome has product MKTNKIKTVPLVMMASLLAFSPFIQAEEQPYTVTDGQLLDSETYNGYKLYRNWCARCHGTYGQGMAGPNLADSLNIISKDEFITSVTEGKMGQIGMMPAWGSNPQVMEGIDQLYAYLKARADGAIGEVKPKKAN; this is encoded by the coding sequence ATGAAGACAAACAAAATAAAAACCGTTCCTTTAGTGATGATGGCAAGCCTATTGGCTTTCAGTCCTTTCATACAGGCTGAAGAGCAACCTTACACCGTTACCGATGGACAGCTTCTGGATAGTGAAACCTATAACGGTTATAAACTCTATCGAAACTGGTGTGCTCGCTGTCACGGCACCTATGGACAGGGTATGGCGGGACCTAACTTGGCAGACAGCCTGAATATAATCTCCAAAGATGAATTTATAACTTCAGTTACTGAGGGAAAAATGGGACAAATTGGCATGATGCCAGCCTGGGGAAGCAATCCACAGGTAATGGAAGGAATTGATCAGTTATATGCTTACCTGAAAGCCCGTGCTGATGGTGCTATTGGTGAGGTCAAACCCAAAAAAGCGAATTAA